Proteins found in one Bicyclus anynana chromosome 24, ilBicAnyn1.1, whole genome shotgun sequence genomic segment:
- the LOC128199456 gene encoding uncharacterized protein LOC128199456 has product MENQFQILFEKMKNEMRNQTDELKESILEKLDEKLQPIIAENKNLKTKLDNLEKEIESLKRGKKQNNLIIYGVKEDEKSTPEIIQKVKEIFKADLDLQFEDYEVNKIYRIGNKQSSCKKPRPILFSFVNEWKKSEVMKRKKSFKDVYVSEDYSKEVLEKRKMLQSQLKEERNKGNIAYLKFDKLIIREKVDNTKNEKRKREMSTSPQQNTQPRKQQYMKPSNKLNAYDLMKIRSNSLPSNTSTNTTTNKQ; this is encoded by the coding sequence ATGGAAAAtcaattccaaattttatttgaaaaaatgaaaaatgaaatgcGAAACCAAACAGACGAATTAAAAGAATCTATATTAGAGAAATTAGACGAAAAGCTACAACCAATTATAgcagaaaataaaaacttgaaaacaaAATTGGATAATCTTGAGAAAGAAATAGAAAGCCTGAAAAGAGGGAAAAagcaaaataacttaataatttacGGAGTTAAAGAAGATGAAAAATCTACGCCAGAAATAATACAGAAAGTGAAGGAAATCTTCAAAGCCGACTTAGACCTACAATTTGAAGACTATgaggtaaataaaatttatcgaATTGGAAATAAACAAAGCTCATGTAAAAAACCTAGACCTATCCTATTTTCCTTTGTAAATGAATGGAAGAAAAGCGAAGtaatgaaaagaaagaaaagttttaaaGATGTATATGTGTCAGAAGACTATAGTAAGGAAGTTTTAGAAAAGAGGAAAATGTTGCAGTCGCAACTGAAAGAGGAGAGGAATAAAGGAAACATCGCATATTTAAAATTCgacaaattaataattagaGAGAAAGTTGATAacacaaaaaatgaaaaaagaaaaagagaaatgTCAACATCACCGCAACAAAATACACAACCAAGAAAACAACAATATATGAAACCATCCAACAAACTGAATGCTTATGATTTGATGAAGATTAGATCTAACTCCCTTCCTTCGAATACGAGTACAAATACAACAACCAATAAGCAATGA
- the LOC112055638 gene encoding pro-corazonin-like, whose protein sequence is MPSTLNILLLMVAITSAACQTFQYSRGWTNGKRDGQRREEFSLEKILSPCQMNKLKVLLEGKPLTERLLAPCDYLEEEIELPKRFKTDRNRDGLYDAFQQ, encoded by the exons ATGCCATCAACCCTCAACATCCTGCTCCTCATGGTAGCCATAACATCAGCGGCTTGCCAGACGTTCCAGTACTCCCGCGGCTGGACCAATGGCAAACGGGACGGGCAGAGACGCGAGGAGTTCAGCCTGGAGAAGATCCTCTCTCCGTGTCAGATGAACAAGCTGAAGGTGTTGCTAGAGGGGAAACCTCTGACGGAGAGG TTACTTGCACCCTGCGATTACTTAGAAGAGGAAATCGAGCTACCGAAGCGTTTCAAGACAGACAGAAACAGAGACGGACTTTACGACGCCTTTCaacagtaa